A single genomic interval of Chitinophaga sp. 180180018-3 harbors:
- a CDS encoding D-glycerate dehydrogenase — MRVFTTRIIPEEGLMLMQRAGINVTQWTNEREMTLEERIAHCRESDALLFAGGKNIDRAFMQQCRHLKVISLLSVGYDNVDLKAATELGLQITNTPGVLSNATADTAFLLMLASARKAIYQHKRILRGDWKFSSPTANLGIDIEGKTLGIWGLGHIGYVMAKRCKAAFGMKIIYCNRNRNEAAEKELGATYVSFDELLAQSDVLSVHTSLTAETANKFNKEVFSKMKPTAIFVNAARGGIHNEADLITALETGQIWGAGLDVTNPEPMQPDNPLLQMPTVAVLPHIGSATVETRNAMSRIAAENIIAALNGLPVPNPVNHIYSL; from the coding sequence ATGAGAGTATTTACAACGAGGATTATTCCGGAAGAAGGACTGATGTTGATGCAGCGTGCAGGCATCAACGTTACCCAATGGACAAATGAAAGAGAAATGACCCTGGAAGAGCGGATAGCGCATTGCCGCGAGAGTGATGCGTTATTGTTTGCCGGCGGGAAGAACATAGACCGTGCCTTTATGCAACAGTGCAGGCATTTGAAAGTGATTAGCCTGCTTTCTGTAGGTTATGACAATGTAGATCTGAAAGCTGCTACAGAACTGGGGTTGCAGATCACGAACACACCGGGTGTATTAAGCAATGCTACTGCCGACACAGCTTTTTTGCTGATGCTGGCATCTGCCAGGAAAGCCATTTACCAGCATAAGCGCATATTGCGGGGCGACTGGAAATTTTCCAGCCCAACCGCTAATCTGGGAATTGACATAGAAGGTAAAACGCTGGGCATCTGGGGCCTCGGCCATATTGGTTATGTGATGGCAAAGCGTTGTAAGGCGGCTTTCGGTATGAAGATCATCTATTGTAACCGTAACCGGAATGAGGCCGCAGAAAAAGAGCTGGGTGCCACATACGTTTCGTTCGACGAACTGCTGGCGCAGAGCGATGTGTTAAGTGTGCATACTTCACTCACTGCGGAAACAGCTAATAAGTTCAACAAAGAAGTATTCAGTAAAATGAAGCCCACCGCCATTTTCGTGAATGCGGCAAGAGGCGGTATCCATAACGAAGCCGACCTGATTACTGCACTGGAAACCGGGCAGATATGGGGCGCCGGCCTGGATGTGACCAACCCGGAACCTATGCAACCGGACAATCCATTGCTGCAAATGCCTACAGTAGCCGTGTTACCGCATATAGGCTCTGCTACTGTAGAAACCAGGAATGCGATGTCGCGCATTGCGGCTGAAAATATTATTGCCGCGTTGAATGGGCTGCCGGTACCTAATCCGGTGAATCATATCTATTCCCTGTAA
- a CDS encoding ABC transporter permease: protein MLLWYKIAWRNIRNNLSFSLINLVGLTAGFAGAMLICCLLHYHLSFDSFHQDNDRIYRIVSEGSWLRDAHSSGAPQPVGKTIRNNYTYAESVAMVAQWGAPQVVVGTGDKRQLFNPDCVYAEPSYFDVFSFPFLEGNASALKEPYTAVITEKEAKRFFPGTAAMGKQFLVDNKYLYTVAGVLKDIPENSSFQKQVYLSYANFAVVSPWMAGDSSWSSLSGGIQCFVKLRPGISAAAVEKGMPELLKKYALTNGGGLTLHLQSLRDIHFNRAYDGVIARRQLWGLGLLGLFLVMMAGINFVNLTTARLFFRSREAGVRKVLGSSAGQIRWQFILETGLMVVVAVVLSVLVVYSALPWFGRTFDAGISADDLYQPYFLLFIAGLVATVTLLVGYYPGSILARLKPVETIRGKLIQSRTSGVSLRKILVVVQFAIVLFMISCTLIIGRQLRSSTETDIGSRKSGIVMLNLPSIKNGKQVDALRNRLLAQTGVRNVSFCFSPPLSAMYQTNDFRFDSRAGGESFQLNLKAVDTGYLSVFDLKLLAGHNLYGGDTLNGCLVNETFVKKVNAGKADALIGKKIQVGDLEATILGVVKDFHTSNFHSEIVPVCLFSDMGSYTSCAVNLDVRDMKKAIATLEQVWKNTYPDQTWDYYFLDDSIRNLYHAEVLLFSVTQLFSILAVLVGCIGLLGLASFLAIQRRKEISIRKVLGASVMNVWWLFTREFAWLVLIAMVIGIPAAWYVMHHWLQDFAYRLPINGGTFLLPVALTFAMVLVTIGINSVRAALANPVRSLRNDE, encoded by the coding sequence ATGCTTCTATGGTACAAAATAGCGTGGCGGAACATCCGCAATAATCTTTCTTTTTCCCTGATCAATCTGGTGGGACTGACTGCCGGTTTCGCCGGGGCAATGCTGATATGTTGCCTGTTGCATTACCACCTGAGTTTCGATAGTTTTCATCAGGATAATGACCGCATTTACCGTATCGTATCTGAGGGCTCGTGGCTGCGGGATGCGCATTCTTCCGGTGCGCCTCAGCCGGTAGGGAAAACAATAAGGAATAACTATACCTACGCCGAATCGGTGGCGATGGTGGCACAATGGGGAGCGCCGCAGGTAGTGGTGGGCACGGGTGATAAGCGGCAGCTGTTCAACCCGGACTGTGTGTATGCAGAGCCCTCGTACTTTGATGTTTTTTCTTTCCCTTTTTTGGAGGGAAATGCCAGTGCTTTAAAAGAGCCATATACGGCTGTTATTACCGAGAAGGAAGCAAAGCGGTTTTTTCCGGGGACAGCTGCCATGGGGAAACAATTCCTGGTTGATAATAAATACCTGTATACCGTTGCCGGTGTGCTGAAAGATATTCCTGAGAACAGTAGTTTTCAAAAGCAGGTGTATTTGTCGTACGCCAACTTTGCTGTTGTGAGTCCATGGATGGCGGGTGATAGCAGCTGGAGTAGTCTGAGCGGAGGCATACAATGTTTTGTTAAGCTGCGGCCAGGTATTTCAGCCGCAGCGGTAGAAAAAGGAATGCCGGAATTGCTGAAGAAGTATGCACTTACAAATGGTGGTGGTTTAACCTTACATCTGCAGTCGTTGCGGGATATTCATTTCAACAGAGCCTACGATGGAGTGATTGCGCGGAGGCAGCTATGGGGATTGGGGTTGCTGGGACTTTTTCTGGTAATGATGGCAGGTATCAATTTTGTGAATCTCACCACTGCCCGTTTGTTTTTCAGGTCAAGGGAAGCAGGTGTGCGTAAGGTGTTGGGGAGTTCCGCCGGACAAATCCGCTGGCAGTTTATTCTTGAAACAGGATTGATGGTGGTGGTAGCAGTTGTACTTTCTGTGTTGGTAGTATATAGCGCGCTGCCCTGGTTCGGGCGCACATTCGACGCGGGCATTAGTGCCGATGATTTGTATCAGCCCTACTTTCTTTTATTTATTGCAGGTTTGGTGGCAACGGTGACGTTGCTGGTAGGCTACTATCCCGGCAGTATACTGGCCCGGTTGAAGCCGGTGGAAACCATCAGGGGAAAACTTATTCAAAGCCGTACCTCAGGCGTATCACTGCGGAAGATACTGGTGGTTGTTCAGTTTGCCATTGTACTGTTTATGATCAGCTGCACGCTGATCATTGGCAGGCAACTGCGTTCCTCTACTGAAACAGATATCGGATCAAGGAAGTCGGGCATCGTTATGCTCAATCTGCCATCAATCAAAAATGGGAAACAGGTGGATGCGTTGCGTAACCGGCTATTGGCACAAACAGGAGTGCGTAATGTGAGTTTCTGTTTTTCTCCGCCGTTATCCGCCATGTATCAGACGAATGACTTTCGTTTCGACAGCCGCGCCGGCGGTGAATCTTTTCAACTAAATCTAAAGGCCGTGGATACCGGCTACCTATCTGTATTCGACCTGAAATTACTGGCAGGGCATAATCTCTACGGAGGCGATACGCTGAATGGCTGTCTTGTTAATGAAACCTTTGTTAAAAAGGTAAACGCCGGGAAAGCAGATGCACTGATCGGTAAAAAAATACAGGTGGGTGATCTGGAAGCCACCATCCTCGGTGTTGTGAAGGATTTTCATACCAGTAATTTCCATAGTGAGATAGTACCGGTTTGTCTTTTCAGCGATATGGGCAGCTATACCTCCTGTGCGGTAAACCTCGATGTACGTGATATGAAAAAAGCAATAGCTACACTGGAACAGGTATGGAAGAACACTTATCCTGATCAAACCTGGGATTATTATTTTCTCGATGATTCCATCCGTAACCTGTATCATGCAGAGGTATTATTATTTTCTGTAACACAGCTTTTCTCCATATTGGCGGTATTGGTGGGTTGTATAGGTTTATTAGGACTGGCATCGTTCCTGGCCATACAACGAAGGAAGGAGATCAGTATCAGGAAAGTACTGGGAGCCAGTGTGATGAATGTATGGTGGTTGTTTACGCGGGAATTCGCCTGGCTGGTGCTGATTGCAATGGTAATCGGCATTCCGGCTGCCTGGTATGTGATGCATCATTGGCTGCAGGACTTTGCTTATCGCCTTCCTATTAATGGCGGAACTTTCCTGTTACCGGTAGCGTTGACGTTCGCAATGGTGCTGGTTACCATAGGCATAAACTCCGTGCGGGCGGCACTGGCCAACCCGGTACGGAGTTTAAGAAATGATGAATAA
- a CDS encoding glucosaminidase domain-containing protein, with amino-acid sequence MENRFIEIDSQLGAKRRRNGYARAASIVDRFANSFDAVDYTIPGVITPLRQPTGMVCWATVATMMISWRRQMAFSIETAMGNIGPIYLTKFRNNQGLSAAEKIPFLQAAGMQFEYPQSLNVTGWEHLLRTYGPLWVTTAEGSDANFGIHARIVTAIRGNGNAQDTQLTIIDPARGNSYQERFSEFLTKFEREVRVSQAWDGRIQIVHFAAGTATAHSLTDDTYTETMSVVSSRGVDLIKRLEGFRAQRYNDQAGHCTIGYGTLIHKGNCNGSDASEQPYLNGVDEARATELLTARLNNFQQAVNQQVTVTLNQNQFDALVSFVYNIGVDNFRRSTLLRLLNQGNYSAVPTEMRKWVKIRQHGALTDSQGLINRRNAEIELYNAPVASGAQSFSLDYNGYMDEAATLAEDFSVQSDFIQQYGQNAADSMRQTRVPASVTLAQAALESGWGRHAPGFNFFGIKAGSSWTGATQLLTTTEVHSDNDRSRHPYPEVISIEQFTDSNGNVKYRWRVKDNFRSYANAAESFTDHGNFLVNNSRYRAAFSHTDDGRQFAREIARAGYATDPNYGNTLVQLIDRNNLTRFDVQQATPAAPAPAVSGANSSTIQEFAGDILSGPGRALIPQPVRQQLQYIREHGNYTLNGNTFTPSLPLLQSITQIMYFSLDHNTTANPAFSILSYIRPASSHHSNGTAVDISHIDGKRIDVRNQQQCLDAVIVAINNLAPGSYALGLPRPPYADGAGADHDFTTYNRHITVYNDTHPPTLMTQYQDLPTTGNFFLPNRWNEHSPTGSTATDLNHITNETSRNAIRTAINNAQGRGVNIRYLFADALDHLHIQAL; translated from the coding sequence ATGGAAAACCGCTTCATCGAAATAGACAGCCAGCTTGGCGCAAAGCGCAGGCGCAATGGTTATGCCCGTGCTGCCTCTATTGTAGATAGATTTGCTAATTCATTTGATGCCGTAGACTACACCATACCTGGTGTTATCACCCCGCTACGACAGCCTACCGGCATGGTATGCTGGGCTACTGTTGCCACCATGATGATCAGCTGGCGGAGGCAGATGGCTTTCTCGATTGAAACTGCCATGGGTAACATTGGACCTATTTATCTTACAAAATTCAGGAACAACCAGGGCCTCAGCGCTGCTGAAAAAATACCATTTCTGCAGGCTGCCGGAATGCAGTTCGAATACCCGCAAAGCCTCAATGTTACCGGCTGGGAACATTTGCTGCGCACTTACGGGCCGCTGTGGGTGACTACCGCCGAAGGCTCCGATGCCAACTTTGGCATACATGCGCGTATCGTAACAGCTATCAGGGGCAATGGCAACGCCCAGGATACACAACTCACCATCATTGACCCTGCAAGAGGAAACTCTTACCAGGAAAGATTTTCCGAATTCCTTACAAAATTTGAAAGAGAAGTACGCGTAAGCCAGGCATGGGATGGCAGAATACAGATCGTACACTTCGCTGCAGGAACAGCTACTGCTCATTCTTTAACAGATGATACCTATACGGAAACAATGTCCGTTGTTTCATCGAGGGGCGTAGATCTCATTAAAAGACTGGAAGGGTTCAGGGCACAGCGGTACAACGACCAGGCCGGCCACTGCACCATCGGTTACGGTACATTGATTCATAAAGGTAATTGCAATGGCAGTGATGCTTCCGAACAGCCCTATCTCAACGGCGTCGATGAAGCAAGAGCTACAGAGTTGCTAACAGCGCGCCTTAACAACTTTCAGCAGGCCGTTAACCAACAGGTAACGGTAACGCTCAACCAGAACCAGTTCGATGCCCTCGTAAGTTTTGTATACAACATTGGTGTCGATAACTTCAGGCGATCCACCTTACTCAGGTTACTCAATCAGGGCAATTACAGCGCCGTTCCTACCGAAATGCGCAAGTGGGTAAAAATAAGGCAACACGGAGCACTGACAGACTCGCAGGGGCTTATCAACCGCCGCAATGCTGAAATAGAGCTGTACAATGCACCTGTGGCAAGTGGAGCACAATCGTTCTCCTTGGATTATAATGGTTATATGGATGAAGCTGCGACACTCGCGGAAGACTTCTCCGTACAATCAGATTTTATTCAGCAATATGGCCAGAATGCAGCAGACAGTATGCGTCAAACACGTGTACCCGCGTCCGTTACCCTGGCACAGGCGGCACTGGAATCCGGCTGGGGCAGGCATGCACCCGGCTTCAACTTCTTTGGCATTAAAGCTGGTTCCAGCTGGACAGGTGCAACGCAGCTGCTAACCACCACAGAAGTACACAGCGATAACGATCGCAGCAGGCATCCTTATCCGGAAGTCATCTCCATAGAACAATTCACCGACAGTAATGGTAATGTAAAATACAGATGGAGAGTAAAAGATAACTTCAGGTCATATGCGAACGCGGCAGAGAGCTTCACCGATCACGGCAACTTCCTTGTCAATAACAGCAGGTACCGGGCAGCATTCAGTCATACAGATGACGGGCGGCAGTTCGCCAGAGAAATCGCACGTGCAGGATACGCCACCGATCCGAATTATGGCAACACCCTTGTTCAGCTCATCGATCGTAACAACCTTACCCGTTTTGATGTGCAACAGGCAACGCCGGCCGCTCCGGCACCAGCCGTATCAGGAGCCAACAGCAGTACTATACAGGAATTCGCAGGCGACATTCTTTCCGGACCCGGCAGGGCACTTATTCCGCAACCAGTACGGCAACAGCTGCAGTACATCAGGGAGCATGGAAATTATACACTGAATGGCAATACCTTCACGCCCTCACTCCCATTGCTGCAAAGCATCACCCAGATCATGTACTTCTCGCTGGATCATAACACAACCGCCAATCCGGCCTTCAGTATCCTCAGTTATATACGACCGGCATCATCCCACCATTCCAATGGTACCGCTGTTGATATCAGTCATATTGATGGAAAACGCATAGATGTGCGTAACCAGCAGCAATGCCTGGATGCCGTAATCGTGGCCATCAACAACCTGGCCCCGGGCAGCTATGCATTAGGATTGCCCAGGCCGCCGTACGCCGACGGAGCAGGTGCTGACCACGACTTCACCACTTACAACAGGCATATCACCGTATATAACGACACACATCCTCCTACCCTGATGACACAATACCAGGATCTGCCCACCACAGGCAATTTCTTCCTCCCTAACCGCTGGAACGAACATTCGCCTACCGGCAGCACCGCTACCGACTTGAATCATATCACCAATGAAACATCGCGCAACGCTATACGCACTGCTATCAATAATGCCCAGGGAAGAGGCGTAAACATCCGCTATTTGTTTGCGGATGCCCTGGATCACCTGCATATACAGGCGTTGTAA
- a CDS encoding ABC transporter permease: MFRNYCKIAFRNLIKSKFTSSINIGGLAISLAGFIIILLYVNHELSYDRWDPNLQSVYRISSQEEGSYDNKNVPVLTAQLLQEHVTDIAVYTHVQPSGNYEVLIGAGDNKVYQKDVVMADSSFLQVFPYKLLAGNRTTAFNQPNSALITPALGRKLFGNTDPIGKMIMVYNKVPFTVTGVLEVPDIPSHLHTALILRDPFMGQVTGWGNISYTTYVRLRKPAAVSALESKINTAFYDHHLKTGSQSYEAYLKSGHHPSLMAEPIADIHNFPRFGKSPFKTTMILLSLAGLLLLSGALNSGNLMLVKTLRRAREVGVRKIMGSARHQVVTQFLLEVAFQCLLSLALALLLCLALLPAFNRMFDLSLSLFRLFSYNMLLQCGAALLAIILISGLYPALMFARQQAAAMLKGAFKPGAGGKRFSHSLIVLQFTVSVFFIVSVQVMAHQMDFMKHRDIGFNPQQVIQVEAGQRTREENFEGTRVKLLDIPGVELVSKTTSVPGSVMDTSHVGFHYEGNSLSLTSVRVSTDFFRTLSILVLKGRTFMDSHPEDLDNTAIINETAAKRLGIKDPVGSLIRFAACDSVPYQIVGVVKDFQVVGFDSYIAPTLYSISNAHCTYMSGGSLLLKVRTANLEKTIAAIGRLWETVEPGIPLRYSFLDDNFQRLFNDYNRLQHIVHVFTLVSILISIMGLLALTVYMTEQRVKEIGIRKVLGASVSSIVGLLSKDFLILVIISISIASPIAWYLLEYWLRDFAYRTDVSWYLFAMAGAGTLLIAFATVGLQSLKAAGANPVASLKMD, translated from the coding sequence ATGTTCAGGAACTATTGCAAGATTGCCTTCCGAAATCTGATAAAAAGTAAGTTCACATCTTCCATCAATATAGGTGGATTGGCTATCAGTCTTGCTGGTTTCATCATTATCCTGTTATACGTTAACCATGAGTTGAGTTACGATCGCTGGGATCCAAACCTGCAAAGTGTTTACAGAATTTCCTCGCAGGAGGAGGGGAGCTACGATAATAAAAATGTGCCGGTTCTTACAGCACAGCTGCTGCAGGAACATGTGACCGACATAGCAGTTTATACCCATGTACAACCTTCCGGCAACTACGAAGTACTGATAGGCGCCGGGGATAATAAAGTGTATCAGAAAGATGTGGTAATGGCCGATAGTAGCTTTCTCCAGGTATTCCCCTACAAATTACTGGCAGGCAACAGGACTACCGCTTTTAATCAGCCTAATTCCGCCCTGATAACCCCGGCACTTGGCCGTAAGCTATTTGGTAATACTGATCCTATCGGGAAAATGATCATGGTGTACAACAAGGTGCCGTTCACGGTGACCGGCGTTTTGGAGGTGCCCGATATTCCTTCCCATCTTCATACAGCACTTATATTACGTGATCCCTTTATGGGTCAGGTAACTGGCTGGGGAAATATATCTTATACTACGTATGTGCGTTTACGTAAGCCGGCTGCAGTATCCGCACTGGAAAGCAAGATCAATACTGCTTTTTATGATCATCATCTGAAAACCGGTAGTCAGTCTTATGAGGCCTATCTGAAGAGCGGCCATCATCCATCCCTGATGGCGGAACCCATTGCCGATATACACAATTTCCCCAGGTTCGGTAAAAGTCCATTTAAAACAACCATGATACTGCTATCGCTTGCGGGCTTGTTGCTGTTGAGTGGTGCGCTCAACTCAGGAAACCTGATGCTGGTGAAAACTCTGAGAAGGGCCAGGGAGGTGGGTGTACGAAAAATAATGGGATCCGCGCGTCACCAGGTAGTGACGCAGTTCCTGCTGGAAGTAGCCTTCCAGTGTTTACTCAGTCTGGCGCTGGCGTTGTTACTGTGCCTGGCGTTGCTGCCTGCATTTAACCGTATGTTCGACTTGTCGTTGTCACTCTTCCGGTTATTTTCCTACAACATGTTGCTGCAATGCGGGGCGGCGTTGCTGGCCATTATACTGATCTCCGGTTTATATCCTGCGCTGATGTTTGCCCGTCAGCAGGCTGCAGCCATGCTGAAAGGTGCGTTCAAACCTGGTGCGGGTGGGAAGCGCTTTAGCCATTCCCTGATTGTATTGCAGTTCACTGTATCTGTTTTCTTCATCGTTAGTGTACAGGTAATGGCTCACCAGATGGACTTTATGAAACACCGGGATATTGGCTTCAATCCTCAGCAGGTGATACAGGTGGAAGCGGGGCAACGTACCCGGGAAGAAAACTTTGAAGGAACCAGAGTAAAGTTATTGGACATTCCCGGTGTAGAGCTGGTGTCGAAAACAACATCAGTGCCGGGCAGTGTGATGGATACCTCGCATGTGGGATTTCATTATGAAGGAAATTCCCTCTCACTTACTTCGGTGAGGGTGAGCACCGATTTCTTCCGGACGCTGAGCATACTGGTATTGAAAGGGCGGACATTTATGGATAGTCATCCGGAAGATCTGGACAATACCGCTATCATCAACGAAACTGCCGCAAAGCGGCTGGGCATAAAAGATCCGGTAGGTTCGCTGATCCGTTTTGCGGCGTGCGACAGTGTGCCTTACCAGATTGTGGGGGTAGTGAAAGACTTCCAGGTGGTGGGCTTCGACAGTTATATTGCTCCAACATTGTACAGTATTTCCAATGCACATTGTACGTATATGTCGGGAGGCTCGCTGTTACTGAAAGTAAGAACAGCGAACCTGGAAAAAACAATAGCGGCCATTGGCCGTTTATGGGAAACCGTGGAACCGGGTATTCCGCTCCGGTACTCGTTTCTGGACGACAACTTCCAGCGCCTGTTTAATGACTACAACCGCTTGCAGCATATTGTACATGTATTTACGCTTGTTTCCATACTTATTTCCATCATGGGGTTACTGGCGCTGACGGTGTATATGACCGAGCAGCGGGTGAAGGAAATTGGTATCCGTAAAGTATTGGGAGCGAGTGTGAGTAGTATTGTAGGTTTATTATCGAAAGATTTTCTTATACTGGTCATCATTTCCATTTCCATTGCCAGCCCGATAGCCTGGTATCTGCTGGAATATTGGCTGCGCGACTTTGCTTACCGCACGGATGTGAGCTGGTACCTGTTTGCAATGGCAGGCGCCGGTACTCTTCTGATCGCCTTTGCCACAGTGGGCTTACAGTCGCTGAAAGCGGCTGGCGCCAATCCTGTCGCCAGCCTGAAGATGGACTGA
- a CDS encoding acetyl-CoA C-acetyltransferase — protein sequence MKKVAIIGGQRIPFVKSFKEYNHISNQEMLTACLSALIARYGLAGKRLGEVALGALLNRSTDWNFARECVLGTSLDPHTPAYNVQRACGTSLDTTLQLGLRIAGGQIDVGISGGSDTNSDLPLQFRQQLVWKLTDLRAARSFGERLKIVSSIRFSDLKPVYPSIVEPRTGLSMGQHTEKMVKEWGIGREEQDALAYHSHMNAAKAWDEGFFSDLVFNFKGVSKDTIIRPDTTPARLANLKPAFDFSGQGTLTAGNSTIYTDGASALLLASEEYAQQQNWPVMAHLIDAETAAVDYVNGEGLLMAPTYAVARMLKRNHMQLQDFDIYEIHEAFSGQVLCTLKAWENADYCRKLGWDKPLGSIDRTRLNIKGGSVAIGHPFAATGTRIVAQAAKILQQRGSGRALVSICTAGGMGVVAILER from the coding sequence ATGAAAAAAGTGGCAATCATTGGCGGGCAACGTATCCCCTTCGTAAAATCATTCAAAGAGTATAATCACATCAGCAACCAGGAAATGCTGACTGCCTGCCTGAGCGCGCTGATAGCCCGCTACGGGCTGGCAGGTAAGCGACTGGGAGAAGTGGCGCTGGGCGCACTACTCAACCGGTCGACCGACTGGAATTTTGCGAGGGAATGTGTACTCGGCACCTCCCTGGATCCACACACGCCTGCCTATAATGTGCAACGCGCCTGTGGTACCAGCCTGGATACTACTCTGCAACTCGGGCTGCGTATCGCCGGTGGCCAAATAGACGTAGGCATCAGCGGAGGCAGTGATACCAACAGCGACCTCCCCCTTCAGTTCCGGCAACAGCTGGTATGGAAACTCACTGATCTCCGGGCAGCACGTTCTTTCGGTGAACGGCTGAAAATAGTCTCTTCCATACGTTTCAGCGATCTTAAACCTGTATATCCTTCCATCGTTGAACCCAGAACAGGCTTATCGATGGGGCAACATACCGAGAAGATGGTAAAGGAATGGGGCATTGGCCGGGAAGAACAGGATGCCCTCGCCTACCACAGCCACATGAATGCCGCCAAAGCGTGGGACGAAGGTTTCTTTAGCGACCTCGTTTTCAACTTCAAAGGAGTCAGCAAAGATACCATCATCCGCCCGGATACTACGCCTGCACGCCTCGCCAACCTGAAGCCCGCATTCGACTTCAGCGGCCAGGGTACACTTACCGCTGGCAACAGCACCATCTATACCGACGGCGCATCTGCGCTCCTGCTGGCTTCCGAAGAATATGCCCAGCAACAGAACTGGCCGGTAATGGCGCATCTGATAGACGCAGAAACTGCTGCCGTGGATTATGTGAATGGAGAGGGCCTGCTGATGGCGCCCACGTACGCCGTGGCACGTATGCTGAAACGCAATCATATGCAGCTGCAAGACTTCGACATTTATGAAATACATGAAGCTTTTAGTGGTCAGGTATTGTGTACGCTCAAAGCCTGGGAAAATGCGGACTATTGCAGGAAACTCGGATGGGATAAGCCTCTCGGCAGTATCGACCGAACCAGGCTCAATATAAAAGGCGGCAGCGTGGCCATCGGCCATCCATTCGCAGCAACGGGCACACGTATCGTAGCCCAGGCAGCCAAAATATTGCAACAGCGCGGAAGCGGCCGCGCGCTGGTATCTATCTGCACTGCCGGCGGTATGGGTGTAGTGGCTATACTGGAAAGGTAG
- a CDS encoding M15 family metallopeptidase, producing MKKKQTPYTCYDDMLSDYYGCHRPPRKKRKTLTMSFDNGEIIPGKDSEPFREYIVATSQDKDGDAFDEYVVQSYSVAEDKNDEEYVVQSFSYSNDSYESPYQGTDFISTSSTVSKNQDLQTDVLDPLSTEKAADLPSPDKPDTDALINDIKNIQQQSPATSSVPADNSGSLSSSEEEIVNDLQAILSGKKVYDPASKKTVNRDELGKQQSIDDSKAAPANDPGFKNEHAIFDRIAQNMKYANAYDLGTIQVNTEELNNRFNEFDKVPDAPPRRPTPPAAPAPTPVSQQEDFDPSEFIRDLDEMRKQGQSQPVATVEAQPAPSTQMSPPGATTPEFPPRPTNLRPITTQERAAEFGTFAYVADPTTFNGDGIRVTDNWVHDNITSVNIPQLNGKLANGRPIQHGAILFHRAGADRLQRLWAAWEAAGLLDRILSFEGGYAARFIRHTEGRSPRPLSNHSWGTAFDINAAENPFGQEPAQMGHTGCVRELVAIANQNGFFWGGHFSGHKDGMHFELGKAI from the coding sequence ATGAAGAAGAAACAAACACCTTACACCTGCTACGATGACATGCTGAGTGATTACTACGGCTGTCATCGCCCACCCAGGAAGAAAAGGAAGACACTGACGATGAGTTTTGACAATGGTGAAATAATACCGGGGAAAGACAGCGAGCCTTTCCGGGAATATATTGTAGCAACCTCTCAGGACAAGGACGGGGATGCTTTTGATGAATACGTTGTACAGTCATATTCCGTTGCAGAAGATAAAAACGACGAAGAATATGTAGTACAATCATTTTCGTATAGTAATGATAGTTATGAATCTCCCTACCAGGGAACCGACTTCATATCTACCTCCTCTACCGTCAGCAAGAACCAGGATCTGCAAACCGATGTGCTGGACCCGCTATCCACCGAAAAGGCCGCGGACCTGCCTTCACCCGATAAACCAGATACAGATGCACTGATCAACGATATTAAAAATATACAACAACAAAGCCCTGCAACCAGCAGCGTTCCTGCTGATAACAGTGGCTCATTATCCTCCAGTGAGGAAGAAATAGTGAACGATCTGCAGGCTATACTTTCCGGAAAAAAAGTATACGACCCTGCTTCAAAGAAAACCGTGAATCGCGACGAGCTTGGCAAACAACAATCTATTGACGACAGCAAAGCGGCGCCAGCCAACGATCCTGGCTTCAAGAATGAGCATGCCATTTTTGACCGCATCGCGCAGAACATGAAGTATGCCAACGCCTACGACCTCGGTACTATACAGGTGAATACAGAAGAATTGAACAATCGTTTCAATGAATTCGATAAAGTGCCGGATGCACCGCCCAGGCGTCCCACACCTCCGGCAGCACCTGCACCTACTCCTGTGAGCCAGCAGGAAGACTTTGACCCCTCCGAATTCATACGCGACCTCGATGAAATGCGCAAACAAGGTCAAAGCCAACCCGTAGCTACGGTGGAAGCGCAACCGGCGCCCAGTACACAGATGAGCCCTCCGGGCGCCACTACGCCGGAATTCCCTCCCAGGCCCACTAACTTACGCCCGATAACCACACAGGAACGCGCCGCTGAATTTGGCACCTTTGCGTATGTGGCGGACCCAACTACTTTCAATGGCGATGGTATCCGTGTAACGGATAATTGGGTACACGATAATATAACGAGTGTTAACATACCACAACTAAATGGCAAGCTGGCGAACGGACGGCCCATACAACATGGCGCCATCCTCTTTCACCGGGCGGGGGCCGACAGGCTGCAACGCCTCTGGGCAGCGTGGGAAGCCGCGGGGCTGCTGGACAGGATACTTTCCTTTGAAGGCGGATACGCAGCGCGCTTCATACGGCACACCGAAGGCCGCAGTCCAAGACCACTGAGCAATCACTCATGGGGCACTGCCTTCGACATCAATGCAGCAGAAAACCCATTTGGCCAGGAACCTGCACAGATGGGCCATACAGGCTGCGTAAGAGAGCTGGTGGCCATCGCTAATCAAAATGGGTTCTTCTGGGGAGGTCATTTCAGCGGACATAAAGATGGGATGCATTTTGAACTAGGCAAAGCAATTTAA